Proteins co-encoded in one Nicotiana sylvestris chromosome 7, ASM39365v2, whole genome shotgun sequence genomic window:
- the LOC104231963 gene encoding transcription factor TCP4-like isoform X1, which produces MKRATGGEIVQVEGGHILRSTGKKDRHSKVYTAKGPRDRRVRLSAHTAIQFYDVQDRLGYDRPSKAVDWLIKKAKNAIDKLDELPPWNPRIDAADGSSSGNNIVLEQQQQQNQQQEFQLQRQLEENNPSGNNSSNSYMMQTHTGGETQSLGDTMKSFFPMNSGTSLMNFQNYPHEIMPRSASFQSEDLGLSLHSTTFHDQNSNHRASSSHDHQTIFSSQNFETNYSRMAGWILPHHQQTLYSQQPQGAVFPQREPLQSNFSQLIHAWEERPPMNHVHHQAEISNRHFISDFQIPARIHGEHEEPSSASPNSHH; this is translated from the coding sequence ATGAAGAGAGCAACAGGAGGAGAGATAGTGCAAGTAGAAGGAGGCCATATTCTCCGGTCCACTGGTAAAAAAGACCGCCACAGCAAAGTTTATACTGCAAAAGGACCTAGAGACCGAAGAGTCCGTTTATCTGCTCACACTGCTATTCAATTCTACGACGTTCAAGACCGATTAGGCTATGACCGACCTAGTAAGGCGGTCGATTGGCTTATCAAGAAGGCGAAAAACGCCATTGATAAGTTAGATGAGTTGCCTCCTTGGAACCCCAGAATTGATGCAGCTGATGGGAGCTCAAGTGGTAATAATATCGTTTtggaacaacaacagcaacaaaacCAACAACAAGAGTTTCAGCTTCAAAGACAATTAGAAGAAAATAACCCAAGTGGTAATAATTCTTCTAATTCATATATGATGCAAACGCATACTGGAGGAGAAACACAGTCGCTTGGTGATACTATGAAATCATTTTTTCCAATGAATTCAGGGACTTCATTAATGAATTTCCAAAACTATCCACATGAGATAATGCCAAGATCAGCTTCATTTCAGAGTGAAGATCTTGGCTTATCTCTTCATAGTACTACTTTTCATGACCAGAATTCTAACCATAGGGCTTCTTCTAGTCATGACCACCAAACAATTTTCTCAAGTCAAAATTTTGAAACAAATTATTCAAGAATGGCAGGTTGGATATTACCCCATCATCAGCAAACATTGTACTCCCAACAACCACAAGGTGCTGTATTTCCTCAAAGGGAACCCCTTCAGTCCAATTTTTCACAGTTGATTCATGCTTGGGAAGAGCGGCCGCCAATGAATCATGTCCATCATCAAGCAGAAATTTCCAATAGACATTTCATTTCAGATTTCCAAATTCCAGCTAGGATTCATGGTGAACATGAGGAGCCTTCCTCTGCTTCTCCCAATTCTCACCATTGA
- the LOC104231963 gene encoding transcription factor TCP4-like isoform X2, with product MKRATGGEIVQVEGGHILRSTGKKDRHSKVYTAKGPRDRRVRLSAHTAIQFYDVQDRLGYDRPSKAVDWLIKKAKNAIDKLDELPPWNPRIDAADGSSSGNNIVLEQQQQQNQQQEFQLQRQLEENNPSGWILPHHQQTLYSQQPQGAVFPQREPLQSNFSQLIHAWEERPPMNHVHHQAEISNRHFISDFQIPARIHGEHEEPSSASPNSHH from the exons ATGAAGAGAGCAACAGGAGGAGAGATAGTGCAAGTAGAAGGAGGCCATATTCTCCGGTCCACTGGTAAAAAAGACCGCCACAGCAAAGTTTATACTGCAAAAGGACCTAGAGACCGAAGAGTCCGTTTATCTGCTCACACTGCTATTCAATTCTACGACGTTCAAGACCGATTAGGCTATGACCGACCTAGTAAGGCGGTCGATTGGCTTATCAAGAAGGCGAAAAACGCCATTGATAAGTTAGATGAGTTGCCTCCTTGGAACCCCAGAATTGATGCAGCTGATGGGAGCTCAAGTGGTAATAATATCGTTTtggaacaacaacagcaacaaaacCAACAACAAGAGTTTCAGCTTCAAAGACAATTAGAAGAAAATAACCCAAGTG GTTGGATATTACCCCATCATCAGCAAACATTGTACTCCCAACAACCACAAGGTGCTGTATTTCCTCAAAGGGAACCCCTTCAGTCCAATTTTTCACAGTTGATTCATGCTTGGGAAGAGCGGCCGCCAATGAATCATGTCCATCATCAAGCAGAAATTTCCAATAGACATTTCATTTCAGATTTCCAAATTCCAGCTAGGATTCATGGTGAACATGAGGAGCCTTCCTCTGCTTCTCCCAATTCTCACCATTGA